One segment of Pangasianodon hypophthalmus isolate fPanHyp1 chromosome 10, fPanHyp1.pri, whole genome shotgun sequence DNA contains the following:
- the LOC113544987 gene encoding leucine-rich repeat and fibronectin type-III domain-containing protein 2 isoform X1, with translation MAKVFCSLLLLGSTVMTATACPKYCVCQNLSESLGTLCPSKGLLFVPPDIDRRTVELRLGGNYIIRITQQDFVNMTSLVDLTLSRNTISSIQPFSFVDLETLRSLHLDTNRLTELGPDALRGLVNLQHLILNNNQLGHISKESFDDLLLTLEDLDLSYNNLQSVPWEAIRKMLSLHQLSLDHNLISHISEGTFTDLDKLARLDLTSNRLQKLPPDPIFARSQTNVVLSTPYAPVLSLSFSGNPLHCNCEILWLRRLEREDDMETCASPPNLKGRYFWYVREEEFVCEPPLITQHTHKLLVLEGQTASLRCKAVGDPMPYIHWVGPDDRLISNSSRATIYENGTLDIMVTTPKDYGTFTCIASNAAGESTASIELSIIQLPHLSNGTNRTSQPKSRLSDITSSTKTSKGETKPQPEQVVSVSEVTSVSALVKWTVSKTAPKVKMYQLQYNCSDDEVLIYRMIPFASRAFVVNNLMPGMQYDLCVLAIWDDTATTLTATNIVGCVQFVTRDDYPRCQSLHRQFLGGTMILVIGGVIVATLLVFIVILMVRYKVSSSSQVAKLVSVSNTYSQTNGGMQAAQLVNGAPPPPAPKAVVVMHDEVVEFKCGSLQSSLSSTSSTDSIGSEKVGRYDPCAESSTGPHRWKHAPAKTRANLDHLLGAFASLDIKAPARDPGNRSSTGAIMAAMDVLSDKEPLLGRGDSRLGRLLKLPLESKPKRSHSFDMGDVGASQCLSYPQRISNIWTKRSLSVNGMLLQCDESEGEGDKGTLDSSEWVMESTV, from the exons ATGGCCAAAGTGTTCTGCAGCCTCCTGCTTCTGGGAAGTACGGTGATGACAGCCACTGCATGCCCCAAGTACTGTGTCTGCCAGAACCTGTCTGAGTCTCTAGGAACCCTGTGTCCTTCTAAAGGCCTGCTCTTTGTCCCACCCGACATTGACCGTCGGACTGTCGAGCTGCGGCTGGGGGGGAACTACATTATCAGGATTACACAGCAGGATTTTGTCAACATGACAAGTCTTGTGGACTTGACACTTTCCCGGAACACCATAAGCTCTATCCAGCCTTTCTCTTTTGTGGATCTTGAGACTCTACGCTCACTCCATCTGGACACCAACCGCCTAACTGAGCTTGGCCCGGATGCTCTGAGAGGTCTGGTCAACTTGCAGCACCTCATTCTGAATAACAACCAGCTGGGCCACATCTCCAAAGAGTCCTTTGATGACCTGCTGCTAACACTGGAGGATTTGGACCTGTCCTACAACAACCTGCAGAGTGTACCCTGGGAGGCCATCCGCAAGATGCTCAGCTTGCACCAGCTCAGCCTTGACCACAACCTCATCAGCCACATTTCTGAGGGAACTTTCACAGACTTGGACAAGTTGGCCAGGCTTGACCTCACATCAAACCGGCTCCAGAAGCTTCCACCAGATCCCATATTTGCACGATCTCAGACCAATGTGGTGCTGAGTACACCGTACGCTCCTGTGCTGTCTCTTAGTTTCAGTGGAAACCCACTTCATTGTAATTGTGAGATTTTGTGGTTGCGACGGCTCGAGCGTGAGGATGACATGGAGACTTGTGCATCTCCTCCTAATCTAAAGGGGCGGTACTTTTGGTATGTGCGTGAGGAGGAGTTTGTTTGTGAGCCACCTTTGATTACTCAGCATACACATAAACTTCTGGTGCTTGAAGGCCAGACGGCCAGCCTACGCTGCAAGGCAGTGGGTGACCCCATGCCTTACATACACTGGGTGGGTCCTGATGACCGACTTATCAGTAATTCATCACGAGCCACTATTTACGAGAATGGAACCCTGGACATCATGGTCACAACCCCCAAGGATTATGGCACTTTCACTTGCATCGCCTCCAATGCTGCAGGAGAATCCACAGCCTCAATTGAACTCTCTATCATTCAGCTGCCTCATCTCAGCAATGGCACGAACCGTACCTCACAGCCTAAGTCCAGGCTGTCTGACATCACCAGCTCCACAAAAACCAGCAAAGGGGAGACCAAACCCCAGCCAGAACAGGTGGTATCTGTGTCAGAGGTCACATCTGTCTCTGCCTTGGTCAAGTGGACAGTGAGCAAAACAGCTCCCAAGGTGAAAATGTACCAGCTCCAGTACAACTGCTCAGATGATGAGGTCCTGATTTACAG GATGATACCGTTTGCCAGCAGAGCCTTTGTGGTCAACAACCTGATGCCAGGGATGCAGTATGACCTGTGTGTGCTAGCCATCTGGGACGACACAGCCACCACCCTCACCGCCACCAACATAGTGGGCTGCGTTCAGTTTGTGACTCGTGACGACTACCCTCGCTGCCAGTCTCTTCACAGGCAGTTCCTGGGGGGAACTATGATCTTGGTGATCGGCGGCGTGATCGTTGCGACTCTCCTGGTCTTCATTGTCATCCTCATGGTGCGCTACAAAGTGAGTAGCTCTTCCCAAGTCGCCAAGCTTGTATCAGTGAGCAACACTTACTCTCAAACCAATGGTGGAATGCAGGCAGCACAGTTGGTCAATGGGGCTCCTCCACCTCCGGCCCCCAAAGCCGTAGTTGTGATGCATGATGAGGTTGTAGAGTTTAAGTGTGGCTCTTTGCAAAGCAGCCTCTCTTCCACTTCCTCAACAGACTCGATTGGCAGCGAGAAGGTGGGGCGTTACGACCCGTGCGCGGAGTCCAGCACCGGACCTCACAGATGGAAGCACGCTCCAGCTAAAACAAGGGCAAATCTAGACCACCTGCTTGGAGCTTTTGCCTCTCTGGACATAAAAGCTCCAGCCAGGGATCCAGGTAATCGTTCCTCCACAGGGGCCATCATGGCAGCCATGGACGTTCTTTCAGACAAGGAGCCACTGCTGGGCCGTGGAGACTCCAGGCTGGGCCGCTTGCTCAAGCTGCCGCTGGAGAGCAAGCCCAAGCGCAGTCACTCCTTTGACATGGGTGATGTTGGTGCTTCGCAGTGCCTTAGCTACCCACAGCGTATCAGCAACATCTGGACTAAAAGGAGCCTGTCAGTGAATGGCATGCTGCTGCAGTGCGACGAGAGTGAGGGGGAAGGAGATAAAGGGACACTCGACAGCTCTGAATGGGTCATGGAAAGTACAGTCTGA
- the LOC113544987 gene encoding leucine-rich repeat and fibronectin type-III domain-containing protein 2 isoform X2, which translates to MAKVFCSLLLLGSTVMTATACPKYCVCQNLSESLGTLCPSKGLLFVPPDIDRRTVELRLGGNYIIRITQQDFVNMTSLVDLTLSRNTISSIQPFSFVDLETLRSLHLDTNRLTELGPDALRGLVNLQHLILNNNQLGHISKESFDDLLLTLEDLDLSYNNLQSVPWEAIRKMLSLHQLSLDHNLISHISEGTFTDLDKLARLDLTSNRLQKLPPDPIFARSQTNVVLSTPYAPVLSLSFSGNPLHCNCEILWLRRLEREDDMETCASPPNLKGRYFWYVREEEFVCEPPLITQHTHKLLVLEGQTASLRCKAVGDPMPYIHWVGPDDRLISNSSRATIYENGTLDIMVTTPKDYGTFTCIASNAAGESTASIELSIIQLPHLSNGTNRTSQPKSRLSDITSSTKTSKGETKPQPEQVVSVSEVTSVSALVKWTVSKTAPKVKMYQLQYNCSDDEVLIYRMIPFASRAFVVNNLMPGMQYDLCVLAIWDDTATTLTATNIVGCVQFVTRDDYPRCQSLHRQFLGGTMILVIGGVIVATLLVFIVILMVRYKTRLAARRWGVTTRARSPAPDLTDGSTLQLKQGQI; encoded by the exons ATGGCCAAAGTGTTCTGCAGCCTCCTGCTTCTGGGAAGTACGGTGATGACAGCCACTGCATGCCCCAAGTACTGTGTCTGCCAGAACCTGTCTGAGTCTCTAGGAACCCTGTGTCCTTCTAAAGGCCTGCTCTTTGTCCCACCCGACATTGACCGTCGGACTGTCGAGCTGCGGCTGGGGGGGAACTACATTATCAGGATTACACAGCAGGATTTTGTCAACATGACAAGTCTTGTGGACTTGACACTTTCCCGGAACACCATAAGCTCTATCCAGCCTTTCTCTTTTGTGGATCTTGAGACTCTACGCTCACTCCATCTGGACACCAACCGCCTAACTGAGCTTGGCCCGGATGCTCTGAGAGGTCTGGTCAACTTGCAGCACCTCATTCTGAATAACAACCAGCTGGGCCACATCTCCAAAGAGTCCTTTGATGACCTGCTGCTAACACTGGAGGATTTGGACCTGTCCTACAACAACCTGCAGAGTGTACCCTGGGAGGCCATCCGCAAGATGCTCAGCTTGCACCAGCTCAGCCTTGACCACAACCTCATCAGCCACATTTCTGAGGGAACTTTCACAGACTTGGACAAGTTGGCCAGGCTTGACCTCACATCAAACCGGCTCCAGAAGCTTCCACCAGATCCCATATTTGCACGATCTCAGACCAATGTGGTGCTGAGTACACCGTACGCTCCTGTGCTGTCTCTTAGTTTCAGTGGAAACCCACTTCATTGTAATTGTGAGATTTTGTGGTTGCGACGGCTCGAGCGTGAGGATGACATGGAGACTTGTGCATCTCCTCCTAATCTAAAGGGGCGGTACTTTTGGTATGTGCGTGAGGAGGAGTTTGTTTGTGAGCCACCTTTGATTACTCAGCATACACATAAACTTCTGGTGCTTGAAGGCCAGACGGCCAGCCTACGCTGCAAGGCAGTGGGTGACCCCATGCCTTACATACACTGGGTGGGTCCTGATGACCGACTTATCAGTAATTCATCACGAGCCACTATTTACGAGAATGGAACCCTGGACATCATGGTCACAACCCCCAAGGATTATGGCACTTTCACTTGCATCGCCTCCAATGCTGCAGGAGAATCCACAGCCTCAATTGAACTCTCTATCATTCAGCTGCCTCATCTCAGCAATGGCACGAACCGTACCTCACAGCCTAAGTCCAGGCTGTCTGACATCACCAGCTCCACAAAAACCAGCAAAGGGGAGACCAAACCCCAGCCAGAACAGGTGGTATCTGTGTCAGAGGTCACATCTGTCTCTGCCTTGGTCAAGTGGACAGTGAGCAAAACAGCTCCCAAGGTGAAAATGTACCAGCTCCAGTACAACTGCTCAGATGATGAGGTCCTGATTTACAG GATGATACCGTTTGCCAGCAGAGCCTTTGTGGTCAACAACCTGATGCCAGGGATGCAGTATGACCTGTGTGTGCTAGCCATCTGGGACGACACAGCCACCACCCTCACCGCCACCAACATAGTGGGCTGCGTTCAGTTTGTGACTCGTGACGACTACCCTCGCTGCCAGTCTCTTCACAGGCAGTTCCTGGGGGGAACTATGATCTTGGTGATCGGCGGCGTGATCGTTGCGACTCTCCTGGTCTTCATTGTCATCCTCATGGTGCGCTACAAA ACTCGATTGGCAGCGAGAAGGTGGGGCGTTACGACCCGTGCGCGGAGTCCAGCACCGGACCTCACAGATGGAAGCACGCTCCAGCTAAAACAAGGGCAAATCTAG